AAGTCCTGGAGAGAATGTTAATACTTGCTGCCAAGCGTCGCTCCATGATGGCCCTGCAGAAGAAGACAGAGTGGTGGGGAGTGTGGATGGGAATGGAGGGGGCAGACAtgcaaagagaggagagaaaaattaaacactTACAAACCGCCAGCTGTTTGTCAATTACAGCATGAAATTGAGCCCTTCATTAAGGTGCTCTTCGAGGAACCTGCAGGAAAATATCTCAGTGCAGtatatttggggaaaaaagataGCAAACttggcctgctgctgcttccgAGCTGATTTTTATAGTTTATCACTGTGCCCCTTCCTCTAACCAGGGGCTCTGGAGGAAGTGATTTACATATCTGGCTGCCTCTCTGTAGCTACTTTCTGTCTTGACATGTGGTAGATAGATGGAGCTCATTTATGTGCAGCTAAAATGCCAACAAAGGCGAGGATTGCAAACACAGCTCTCTACCAGCAGCGGGTGTGCCGAGATTGTGTCTCTGCTTTTATAAAGAAAAGTCACTTGTCTTCGACTGACTTTGAATTGTTTCACTTAAATTAAACTCTGTTGTAAACCATAACCAAAGCATAAACAATCCAATTCTCTTAGAGATGATAGCAGAAGCTCAAAATGTTGACTGCGATAGTATGTCGTACAGTATGTTGTAGAGATTTTTGCAATTTTTGCAAAACTAACTGCAGCGTCCGCTCTCATATTCACTACCCAAACAGAAGATGTCCTGATCTTAGCTAACTTTcaattttattatataaatagaacaaaataaataggAGGCGTTATATTATGTACTCTACTTCCTTTCCGTGACTGAAGGTGACCAAAGGATTGAGCTTTGCTTCAGACTGGTGACACTGACTTCTAAATAGTTGCCGTACTTTCTGTAGCTCCTTTGAAAGTGTCACACTGGCCCCGCTGAGGTGTTGAGCTGAATCACCAGCTGAAACCATCCGCttacagtgtttattttttgtaaccTGATATGATAGTGGTAACCTCAACACTACTGCACCTGCCAATGTCCTTGGCTGCCTGTTCGGTGGGACTGTTGAGCAGGAGGACAGAATGGTGTCCAGGCACATAACTCCTTGTGGACCAAAACCTGTAGTATTGGGACACGGTCAGGACcaagagctggagaaggagaggaggattgTGGGTGATGTTTGCATCGGCGGTAAATTATCTGGACATGTTGCCTCTTCGTGTTATTTCTACGTCCAGATGGAGCTGAATTATACCTAAATTTAACAGTCTCCTACCCTCTGAGAGGACTGCTACGTTTGTGTTGGATTGGATTCAGTATTTATCCTCGTATTATTTGGCGCTGTCTGTCAGAGATAAATGTGTATAGGCTCTTGGCTTGGATGAAGGGACCAATTTATAATCTGTCCTACTTCTCTGCACAGCATCACAGCCACAGACGTGGATGCCCGGGAGTCCAACACAAAATGATGTCAGACATAAATAAGATCAATAACAACTTCGCATTCCCGACATCAGAGCCTTCCTGATCTGGGTTTACTTGATACTTTtcttaaagttgttttttttatttatttttttttttttaattataaatgtCCATACAATAACATCACAGCAGCTCTTACCACACAAGATATGATCAACACCGGCCGATAGACGGACTGGAGGACAAGCGCTTTGTGACAGCGCTGGAAGAGCCAGTCCATCCTGTCAGTGGCAACAAATGTCATTCCCAGAGTCCggcttttaataataattaaaaaaaaaaaaaaaaacccgaacAAAACAAAACGGGGGAACCTGTGCGGAATCTCATCCATTCATCATTATTACATATCACtatttctgcctctgctgcttcacatcatttacaacacaaagcagaagtGCCTTGTGTTGACAGGTGTTGCAGGTCGGGTCGGTTAAAGACGCTGAGAAATATCCGCGCCCTCTCATTGGTTGCTCCGACTTCCTGGTCGCACCGGCGACCAATAGGAATGGCCCTCTCACCTCCGCCGCCCCGCCCCCTGACCCGGGTCATAatcggctttttttttttttaagcttcctGAACAACCTCTATTTATCTCATTTATTTCCCCCCCCTCCAGCTTCA
This sequence is a window from Echeneis naucrates chromosome 12, fEcheNa1.1, whole genome shotgun sequence. Protein-coding genes within it:
- the LOC115051581 gene encoding protein CutA homolog, which produces MTFVATDRMDWLFQRCHKALVLQSVYRPVLIISCVLLVLTVSQYYRFWSTRSYVPGHHSVLLLNSPTEQAAKDIGRAIMERRLAASINILSRTSTMYYWKGEIQDASEILMLVKTKTSRIHQIIDYVRSIHPYANPEVLSFPAEDGSLAYMKWMDEAIPDD